The following is a genomic window from Polaribacter atrinae.
CTATAAGTGTCTCCTAAATTATAAATAATATACTCACCGTCTCCTCTATAGAATTCTGGTAAAGTTGATCCATCATCTGCTGTCCATTCTGTATCAGAATCTTTATCCAAAGAATTTGTAGCAAACTCAGATTTTGATGAATTTTCTTTTGAAAAAGAATGTACAGTAACTTTATCTGTAGTTAAACCGGTTCCTGTATTAATAAGGTCGTATAAATCTGTTAAATCTGCGCCACTTTGTGTTATGGTTAAAGTTCTTACAATATCATCACCTCCTGCATCTTGTGTAAAAGTTATTGTACCTGTTCTGTTAGTTGCCTCTGTATTTTTTGTTACTGTAACAGCAATTGTTGCATCACCAGTACCAGAATTTGTATCAATGGTTATCCAAGCATCATTAGAAATAGCCGTCCAACTTACATTTGCTGAAACAGAAACAGGGTAGCTAGCCGCTTCTGCTGTAACTGTTGATAAACTACTAACCGTTAAAGACTCGCTTACTTGAATGGTACAATCTCCATCAGCAATACTAGCTCCTAAATTATCTATAAAACAAGCTCCAATTCCGTAACCTACCATCGCATCTGTTGTTGGTGTGTAAGTTCCCATATCTGCACCTTTGTTTTCAGATCCAGTTCCTGAAAAAGTAAAAATTTCACCATCAGCAGTAGCTGTAATTCCTGTTTCTTCAGAGAAACCTGTATTTGTTGCACCTAATGCAGCTCCAGTAAAAACATTTCCTTGGTAGGTTAATGCTGTTCCCATATTTGCATAAGCAGTTTCGCTATCTCCAGAAATAACGTCTGTTAAATTAGAATCTGCATTTGCAAAATAAATTAAATTATTAGAAACATTTCCTGTAGGATCTGTTGACCCTTTATCTTCGTTATAAAATAAAGGTGCATTTGTGTTTACAATAGAGTTATTAGCAACCGTAATATTTTCTGTTTTTTGATATCCGTTAGAAACATCGTCAGAAGTACAATCTACATCACATTTGCAGATCCACCTATAAAAGTGATACCATTATTCCATTTTGCTTGGTCGATAACTGTAATACAATCTTGAATGTAGTTATTTGTAATTTTATGATTACTATCGGTAATTCTAATTCCTCCTGTTCCGTCTACATCTTCACCTAAAAAGTAATTACCTTCTACAGTTGCGTAAGAACCATGTCGAAGTACTAAAGAACCTCTACATCTTCTAAAGGTGTTATTGGTATATGTATTTCCTTTACTTTTATTTGTTATAATTTCATTTTCACCATCAGACTGAACAAAATAATTATTGCTAATTGTTGCGTTACTGTTTACCATCTGGTATGAACTTGTACCCATACGTATGGTCTCACTATCGCCTGCATTAGATAAAGGAGAACCGTCTGCTTTGGTGCCGTATAAATCTTCTATTTTTGCAAAATTGTAAAAATAATTATTCATTACTCTATGCCCAACTTCTGCACAACTATTGTTTATTCCATCATCTCCCTCAGGAAATGCGTTGTATGCATATTCACCTAAAACGATTGCTCCGGCACTCACTTTATTCATAAAAGAACAGTTAATAACGGTGTTGTAAGTACCATATAACACAATCCACCTGTGTTTTGTAATTTGTCCGTCTGCTAAATCTTCTGCTAAATCATCTGGGTCAATTCCTAATCCATCAATTGCACAATTCTGAATGGTACTATGGTGTGCATAATTATTACCATTTCTAAATTCAATAAAATTACTAGCTCCATAACCACCTTTCCAATGAAAACCATCAACTATTAAATATTCTCCCGTTGCTATTACTGCTCCAGAATCATCTGTTTCACCACCAATTGTTAATCTTGGTCCTCCTGTAAACACAACTCCACCTGGAGTTTCTGCTCTAAAGGTAATAGGGTTTTCTGCTGTACCAGATCCTAAGAACCGCATGCGTTCATCTGTGTCGTAAACACCATTTTTTAAAATAATGACATCTCCAGGTTCATATATAACATCTCTTAAAGATTCAGGGTCATCTATGTTATAAGTGGTTTGAGAAAATGTATTGTAATTACATGTAACTACAATTATAAAAACAAGTACTACTTTGTGTAATGTGTGATAGTTAATCATTTCGTTTTTTTTTAATTTTTTAGCATATTATTTTTGTTTTTCAAATTGGTCTACCAATCTGGTCAACCAAAAATAACGATTTTTTTATAAAATATATCAATGTAATTCAACTAATTACAGATTTGTGTCCGTATTTAAATGATTTTAGATATTTTTATCGTTCATTAAAAAAGGTGTTATATGAGGATCGTAGGTGTGTTTGTTGTAATGATGGTTTTATTTAATTGTCAAGAAAAAAATAGTAGAAAGGGGATTGAAAAAGTTATAACCAAAACCAAAACGTTTACTAAGTTAGAGAAAGACAGGTATAATGTTGCTTTTTTAATTATGGATGGTACTTTTAATACAGAATTAACAGCTCCTTTTGATATTTTTCAGCATACTATTTTTAGAGAAAATATAAAGGCGATGAATGTTTTTACCGTTGCAAATACAGACAAACCAATTACTACTTTCGAAGGAATGAGAATTCTGCCAGATTTTAATTATCTAAAAGATTCGTTACCAAAAATAGATATTTTAGTTGTGCCTTCTGCAGAACATCATTTAGATACAGATTTAGAGGATACAGCGATGATTAATTTTGTAAAAAGAGTTGATAAGGATGCTACTTATATTACTTCTCATTGCGATGGTGCTTTTGTATTGGCAAAAGCAGGTTTGTTAAATGATAAAGTTTCTACCACTTTTCCTTCGGATATTGATAAAATGAGAGCAACGTTTCCGGGTTTAGATATTAGAAAAGAAGTGTTGTTTGTACACGATGGAAAATATATAACTTCTGCTGGTGGTGCAAAATCTTTTGAAGCTGCGTTGTATTTATGTGAGTTTTTATACGGAAAAGAAGTGGCAAAATCTTTAGCTAGTGGTTTGGTTATTGATTGGAATGTAGATGAGATTTCGCATTTAATTGTGGAGTAATTTGCTCTAGAATTGTTGTTACTAGTTTATGATTCTAATTTAACAGGTAGAAGATTAGATTCCTCAATCGTTCCTCATTTCGGAATAACATTCTTAGTGAAACTAACTTTTGATAAGGCGAATAGTTCATAAAAAACCTTAGCCCTGATTGAACGGTATGTTTGAGCTCTTACGCTTTTGGGCGTAAAGCGAGTAGTGAAAGCAGGAAATAGCTTCAAAATAATCTAAAAAAAGACATTCTTAAAATAAGTGTTTTTTCTATTAAAATTCTTGTATTTTTGCAAACTATGCAAGAACCAAAAAGACATCAATTAACCGACTGGTTACCAACTACAAACAAAGAAGTTAAAATTCGTGGT
Proteins encoded in this region:
- a CDS encoding polysaccharide lyase 6 family protein encodes the protein MINYHTLHKVVLVFIIVVTCNYNTFSQTTYNIDDPESLRDVIYEPGDVIILKNGVYDTDERMRFLGSGTAENPITFRAETPGGVVFTGGPRLTIGGETDDSGAVIATGEYLIVDGFHWKGGYGASNFIEFRNGNNYAHHSTIQNCAIDGLGIDPDDLAEDLADGQITKHRWIVLYGTYNTVINCSFMNKVSAGAIVLGEYAYNAFPEGDDGINNSCAEVGHRVMNNYFYNFAKIEDLYGTKADGSPLSNAGDSETIRMGTSSYQMVNSNATISNNYFVQSDGENEIITNKSKGNTYTNNTFRRCRGSLVLRHGSYATVEGNYFLGEDVDGTGGIRITDSNHKITNNYIQDCITVIDQAKWNNGITFIGGSANVM
- a CDS encoding DJ-1/PfpI family protein — encoded protein: MRIVGVFVVMMVLFNCQEKNSRKGIEKVITKTKTFTKLEKDRYNVAFLIMDGTFNTELTAPFDIFQHTIFRENIKAMNVFTVANTDKPITTFEGMRILPDFNYLKDSLPKIDILVVPSAEHHLDTDLEDTAMINFVKRVDKDATYITSHCDGAFVLAKAGLLNDKVSTTFPSDIDKMRATFPGLDIRKEVLFVHDGKYITSAGGAKSFEAALYLCEFLYGKEVAKSLASGLVIDWNVDEISHLIVE
- a CDS encoding T9SS type A sorting domain-containing protein; the encoded protein is MGTALTYQGNVFTGAALGATNTGFSEETGITATADGEIFTFSGTGSENKGADMGTYTPTTDAMVGYGIGACFIDNLGASIADGDCTIQVSESLTVSSLSTVTAEAASYPVSVSANVSWTAISNDAWITIDTNSGTGDATIAVTVTKNTEATNRTGTITFTQDAGGDDIVRTLTITQSGADLTDLYDLINTGTGLTTDKVTVHSFSKENSSKSEFATNSLDKDSDTEWTADDGSTLPEFYRGDGEYIIYNLGDTYSLALIQFSTTNKSDSFGFQILVSTTGTEDKDFTKVLPTTEDLLLTATNTTDFNQYPINVDATYVKVIGYGRFNSDGDKRESAWSAIKEIEFYKTSTLSLNNPSLDTKITVYPNPVSSILNVKADKQNVSLVQLYNANGRKVLESKNDQQKSAINIDVSKLAKGTYFVVISDDNNAKTSKTIIIK